The segment AACCAAGCGCGAAGCCGAGGACTGCCGCCGCGGCGATAGTTGCGATCGTAGCGCGTCTCATTTCAGATGATCCTCGAACCAGCCGATCCAGAGCTTGAACATGGATTCCGTGCCCGCGGGGTCGGATGGGAAGTGGCCGTAGCGCGGCGCCATGACGAAGCGCGTGTCGACCCCGTTGTCCTTGAGCGCGTGGTAGAACTCGAACGCCTGCGGCGTCGGCACGCGGTAGTCGCCGGTATCCGAGAGGACGAGCGTCGGGGTCGTCACGTCGCGCGCGTACGTGATCGGCGATTCCGCCAAGGCCTCGGCGCGGTACTTCGGGTCGAACGGCGACCCGCCGAGCAGCGTGGTCGTCAGTCCCTGGACATCGCTGAGCGAGTATTCGTCCATCCAGTTCGTGACGGCGGCGCCTGCGACGGCTGCCTTCCATATATGCGAGTGCCCGACGAGCCACGTGGTCGCGAGACCGCCGCCGGACCAGCCGGAGACCCCGATGCGCGACCTGTCGACGAAGCCGAGTTTCTCGACCGCCGCGACGCCCTCGAGATTGTCCATGCCCGGACCGCTCGCGACGTGGCCGACTATCGCTTGGATGAACTTGTCGCCCTCGTTGTCGCTGCCGCGATAGTTCGGCTCGAAAACGACCCAGCCGCGTGCCGCGGCGATCTGCTGCAGACCGAGCGTGTCGTCGAACGTCTCGTTCGAAGCGGCGATCGGACCGCCGTGGATCATGAGGACGAGCGGGTACTTCTTCGCCGGATCGAAGCTCGGTGGGTACGTGAGGACGCCGTCTTCAGCGAAGCCGTCCGAACTCGTCCACGTGACCGTCGACGTCTTGCCGAGATCGAGGCTGGAGATCGCGTGGTTGAAGTCCGTCAGCCGTTTCACGTCGCTCGAATGCGGCGGGATGTAGTAGAGCTCGCTTGGGCGCGTGCCCGTTTCGCCCCAGAGCGCGATGCCGCCGTCCTTCGCGATCGTCGCGCTGCCGACGCTCAGATCGCCGAGATCGATGCGCGTCGCAGCGCCACCCGACAGCGGCTGCATCCAGAGCGCCGCGTGCGTGTTGTCATCGCCCGTGACGAGCACCCCTTTGCCGTCAGGCGTCCACGCGAGGGGAGAGACGTTCCGATCGAGCGCTTGCGTGATGTCGACCGCCCCGGGATTCGCGACCGGCGACACCTCGACTTCGTTTTGTAGATACGGCGTGCCGTTGATAGCGACGTCGAATGCGAGCATCTTGCCGTCAGGCGAGAAGACCGGATTGCCGCTCCAGCCTGAGTTCGCGCCGAATGGACGAACCTTGCCGGTCGCGACGTCGACGAGCGCGACCGCGCCCTTTTCGAAGTCGGCGCTCACCGTATCCGGCACCATCTGGAATGCGATCGTCTTGCCGTCGGCCGACCAATCGATGGTCGAGGCGAATTGACCCTGTGGCAGGCTCCACGATCCCGATGTGAGCCGCTTGTCGTCGCCGCCTGCCGCCGACACGGTCCAGATGTGGGCCGGCTGTGCGACATGCCGCATGAGGAAGTCGTTGTCGGTGACGCGGAACGGGTTGTCGTATTTCGCGGTCCCGGTCAGCTTCGGCGGTTGATCGGCGGCGACGTATGCGATGCGCGTGCCGTCCGGACTCCAGACGAATTCTTGCACGTCGGTCTTCGACGCCGACGCGGCTATCGGATCGCCGCCATTCATCGACAGGACGTAGACCTGGTCGGTCGCGTCGTCACCGCTGCCGTTCGCGGCGATGAAAGCGATCCGATCGCCGGTCGGCGACCATGCGGGCGAGTTGACGTCGTCGCGGCCCTGCGTCAACGCGCGCTGCGACCCGGTCGCGACGTCGACGAGCATGAGCTGGTTGACGAACATATCTTTGTCGAAGTCCGCCTTGCTCACGACGACCGCGATCGACTTGCCGTCCGGCGAGATGACCGGCGTCGACACGCTCACCTCGGTGCGCAGATCGGGGAAGTCGATCGTGCGCGCGGCGCTCGGGTGCACCCACGCACACGCGATCGCGATCCCGAGCGCTAACGC is part of the Candidatus Eremiobacteraceae bacterium genome and harbors:
- a CDS encoding S9 family peptidase gives rise to the protein MVRRSSALALGIAIACAWVHPSAARTIDFPDLRTEVSVSTPVISPDGKSIAVVVSKADFDKDMFVNQLMLVDVATGSQRALTQGRDDVNSPAWSPTGDRIAFIAANGSGDDATDQVYVLSMNGGDPIAASASKTDVQEFVWSPDGTRIAYVAADQPPKLTGTAKYDNPFRVTDNDFLMRHVAQPAHIWTVSAAGGDDKRLTSGSWSLPQGQFASTIDWSADGKTIAFQMVPDTVSADFEKGAVALVDVATGKVRPFGANSGWSGNPVFSPDGKMLAFDVAINGTPYLQNEVEVSPVANPGAVDITQALDRNVSPLAWTPDGKGVLVTGDDNTHAALWMQPLSGGAATRIDLGDLSVGSATIAKDGGIALWGETGTRPSELYYIPPHSSDVKRLTDFNHAISSLDLGKTSTVTWTSSDGFAEDGVLTYPPSFDPAKKYPLVLMIHGGPIAASNETFDDTLGLQQIAAARGWVVFEPNYRGSDNEGDKFIQAIVGHVASGPGMDNLEGVAAVEKLGFVDRSRIGVSGWSGGGLATTWLVGHSHIWKAAVAGAAVTNWMDEYSLSDVQGLTTTLLGGSPFDPKYRAEALAESPITYARDVTTPTLVLSDTGDYRVPTPQAFEFYHALKDNGVDTRFVMAPRYGHFPSDPAGTESMFKLWIGWFEDHLK